From one Octopus sinensis unplaced genomic scaffold, ASM634580v1 Contig18034, whole genome shotgun sequence genomic stretch:
- the LOC115231277 gene encoding zinc finger protein ZIC 4-like: protein MRKQPYDLSREHYFIPDLHFKYDYDHMHSYQPYISSCSFVDNTFQQNPYQYIETPGCPSLTQTYLNTNYDENINYQNYTNPLFSNQIMVNSTHYVCKWLIENDTNIYSKIICEKMFISLNDFVHHITADHVGNSDRKEHCCMWLDCTRTCKPFKAKYKLVNHIRVHTGEKPFCCHCCGKFFARSENLKIHQRTHTGELFFNINLGEKPFICTFDGCGRRFANSSDRKKHSHVHITNRPYFCKYKRCKKSYTHPCSLRKHLRMHEETEITDYPTDKINMNIKDKNLNFYDLNSNGSQNESENSCLTIN from the coding sequence ATGCGAAAACAACCCTATGATCTCTCAAGGGAGCATTATTTTATTCCTGATCTTCATTTTAAATATGATTATGACCATATGCACTCCTATCAACCTTATATATCTTCATGTTCATTTGTCGATAATACTTTCCAACAAAATCCATACCAGTATATTGAAACACCAGGTTGTCCAAGTTTAACCCAAACATATTTAAACACAAattatgatgaaaatataaattatcaaaattacacaaatcctttgttttcaaatcaaattatgGTGAATTCAACTCATTATGTTTGTAAATGGCTAATTGAAAatgatacaaatatttattccaaaattatttgtgaaaaaatgtttatatcaCTTAATGATTTTGTTCATCATATTACCGCTGATCATGTAGGTAATTCAGATAGAAAAGAACATTGTTGTATGTGGCTTGATTGTACACGAACATGCAAACCATTTAAAGCAAAATACAAGCTTGTTAACCACATACGAGTTCACACTGGCGAAAAACCATTTTGTTGTCACTGCTGTGGAAAGTTTTTTGCTCGGTCTGAAAATTTAAAAATCCATCAGCGAACTCATACTGGTGAGCTGTTTTTCAATATCAATTTAGGAGAAAAGCCTTTTATTTGTACATTTGATGGGTGTGGTCGACGTTTTGCCAATAGTTCGGACAGAAAAAAACATTCCCATGTTCATATAACAAACAGACCATATTTCTGCAAGTATAAAAGATGCAAGAAAAGTTACACTCACCCATGTTCTCTTCGAAAGCATTTGCGTATGCACGAAGAAACTGAAATAACCGACTATCCCACAGACAAGATAAACATGAACATcaaagataaaaatttaaatttttatgattTAAATTCTAACGGATCACAAAATGAATCGGAAAATTCTTGTTTGACAATTAATTAA
- the LOC115231276 gene encoding 60S ribosomal protein L32-like: MVSSQKISWRHWISNHDEKSIADFNETISLKTEQYGLDNVYNSDESGVFYKTKPLVKSVNNIKIIKKRTKKFVRHQSDRFARVKKNWRKPKGIDNVVRQRCKGTRRTPKIGYGSNKRTKKMLPNGLRKFRINTIKDVDILLMNNGRFCGEIAGTISSRKRKAIVERADQLGVYITNRNAKLRTDLKD, translated from the exons atggtatCAAGTCAGAAAATTTCATGGAGACACTGGATCAGTAATCATGATGAAAAATCTATTgctgattttaatgaaacaatcagTTTAAAAACTGAACAATATGGATTGGACAATGTTTATAATTCAGAtgaaagtggtgttttttacaag ACAAAGCCACTAGTAAAATcagtcaataatataaaaatcattaaaaagagGACCAAAAAATTCGTTCGCCATCAATCCGATAGATTTGCACGTGTGAAG AAAAATTGGAGAAAGCCGAAAGGTATTGACAATGTGGTTCGCCAGAGATGCAAGGGAACAAGGAGAACCCCAAAGATAGGATATGGATCGAATAAACGTACCAAGAAAATGCTTCCAAATGGCTTAAGAAAATTTCGTATAAATACCATTAAA GATGTTGATATCCTTCTAATGAATAATGGGAGATTTTGTGGTGAAATTGCTGGAACTATTTCCAGCCGTAAACGGAAGGCTATAGTGGAAAGAGCTGATCAATTGGGCGTTTACATAACCAATAGAAATGCCAAACTTCGAACTGATCTTAAGGACtag